The DNA segment TGACGAGAGAGCGGAGCTTGAACGCTCCTCCGCCTATGTGGACCCCCCAACGGCTTTCAGCCGTCGGTGCCCCCACAGATCTCCAACGCACAATAATGTGCGCTGGGATGACGGCGGAGAAAGAGACAAGTCCCGATCCTCGTCATCCCGGCAGGGCCCTCGACCAAAGCCCGGGCGTATTGTCCCGTTCAATATTACCGTCATCTCGGCGCCTGCGTCCTCAGCGCAGGCGGTAAGAGATCCCCTGTCACGAAGACGCGAGCCGCGGACACGGACAGACCCAACGGGACAGAAGGAAAACAGCCCCTGCCCCGCGATACGGCCCCCCCAACGGCCAAAGGCCGTCGGTGCCCCCGTAGATCTCTTACCGGTTTCGCTTACGCTCAACCGCCGAGATGACGCGGGGGGCGTTCCGATGCCGGGACACGCCACTCCCCGACTGCTCCTCAGGACTCCTTGACCAGCTTGCCGGTCACATGCTCGATCACCAGCTCCATGCAATGCACCCGCGGCAAGCCCCGCTCCAGCTCTTTGCTCAGATATTCCTCATCGTCGGAAAACTTGCGGCACAGATTCACGCATATTTCTCGTTTGCGCGCCTCGTCCTCCACCATACGCATATGGCCGAAAACCACCACGCTTTTTATGTGGAGAGCCCAGTCGCCCGCCTCGGTTTAGCCTTTGTCATACACGCAGAAGGACGCCTTGGGGCAGGCGGTCAGGGCGTCGATCTTGTGGCCCGTCCCGGCGCCGTGAAAGCACAGCGCCCCGGCCTTTTCATCATACCAGTGGTTCATGGGGATGCCGTAGGGATAGCCTCCGTCGCCCACCATGGACAGCACTCCTCTGGGCTCCTCCTTCAGCAGCCGGAAGCACTCCTCGGCGCTGAGCTGCTGCTTGTATCGTCTCATTTCTCTGAACATGATCATTCTCCACAGGTATAGTTTCCCCGGCGGTCCTGCCCCCTTACTCTATTCCATAATACTTCTTCACCCAGTCTTCGTCGATCACAGGCCCGTCCTCCCGGAGGTCCGGCAGCCGGTCGGCGGAGTCCCGGTACATCAGCTCATAGGCCCGGAAAGGGTACTCGTGAGTCATGAAAAACTGGCCGTCGGCATACACGTCAAAGCGGTCGTTGTCTTCCCGGTGAAAGAGTATCATCCCGGGCTTCACCCAAGGCTGCTCCTCCTGTATCTGCAGGCGGACCAGCAGCTTGAGCTTTTCTATGACCCTGTCGTCCAGCCCCGCGTCGAAGATCAGTATCTTCTCCATCAGCGTTTCGATGGAGGGCACCGCCCGGACAAGGCGCTCCCCTCTCAGGTCCTGTAGCCGGGCGAGCTGATGTTCCGTCCCGGCAGCCGCGCGGTTGCCCGGCAGGAGCTGTATCATCAGGCGCTTTTCCGGATCGACATACAGCATGGGATACTCCGCCAGGGTCTTCCCGCCGCAGTCGGGACAGGTGAAAATGAAAGCAGCGCCGTCCATGATCCTTGTCTTCATCTCCGGATCCCGCTCCGCGTTCACCACCTTCCAGGCGTCAAAGGAATGCTGCCCGCCGCAAGCG comes from the Abditibacteriota bacterium genome and includes:
- a CDS encoding CpXC domain-containing protein; amino-acid sequence: MSLREDDLSVRETKTITCHACGGQHSFDAWKVVNAERDPEMKTRIMDGAAFIFTCPDCGGKTLAEYPMLYVDPEKRLMIQLLPGNRAAAGTEHQLARLQDLRGERLVRAVPSIETLMEKILIFDAGLDDRVIEKLKLLVRLQIQEEQPWVKPGMILFHREDNDRFDVYADGQFFMTHEYPFRAYELMYRDSADRLPDLREDGPVIDEDWVKKYYGIE